In Odocoileus virginianus isolate 20LAN1187 ecotype Illinois chromosome 23, Ovbor_1.2, whole genome shotgun sequence, one DNA window encodes the following:
- the TNFRSF1A gene encoding tumor necrosis factor receptor superfamily member 1A, translated as MGLPTVPGLLLPLVLPALLADVYPARVHGLVPQPGDLEKKESSCPQGKYNHPQNSTICCTKCHKGTYLYNDCPGPGLDTDCRVCASGTYTALENHLRRCLSCSRCRDEMFQVELSPCTVDRDTVCGCRKNQYREYWGETGFRCLNCSLCPNGTVNIPCQERQDTICHCHMGFFLKGAKCISCHECKNKECEKLCPTRTSTGKDSQDPGTTVLLPLVIVFGLCLASFASVVLACRYQRWKPKLYSIICGQSTLVKEGEPELLAPAPGFNPTSSSPVSIPPYIPCDRSSFRVVTSPSSEMAPPHLKAGPILPGPPASTHLCTPVQKWEASAPSAPDQLADADPATLYAVVDGVPPSRWKELVRRLGLSEHEIERLEMENGRHLREAQYSMLAAWRRRTPRREATLELLGRVLRDMDLLGCLENIEEALGGPARLASEPRLLR; from the exons ATGGGCCTCCCCACCGTGCCTGGCCTGCTGCTGCCACTG GTGCTTCCGGCTCTGTTGGCAGATGTGTACCCCGCAAGGGTTCATGGGCTGGTCCCTCAACCTGGGGACCTGGAGAAGAAAGAGAGTTCCTGTCCCCAAGGAAAATATAACCACCCTCAAAATAGCACCATTTGCTGCACCAAGTGCCACAAAG GTACCTATCTGTACAATGACTGTCCGGGCCCGGGGCTAGACACGGACTGCAGGGTATGTGCCTCTGGCACCTACACTGCCTTGGAGAACCACCTCAGACGATGCCTGAGCTGCTCCAGGTGCCGGGATG AAATGTTCCAGGTGGAGCTTTCCCCTTGTACAGTGGACCGGGACACCGTGTGTGGCTGCAGGAAGAACCAGTACCGGGAATACTGGGGTGAAACTGGCTTCCGGTGTCTGAACTGTAGTCTCTGTCCCAACGGCACAGTGAACATCCCCT GCCAGGAGAGACAGGACACCATCTGCCACTGCCATATGGGCTTCTTTCTAAAAGGCGCCAAGTGCATCTCCTGTCATGA GTGTAAGAACAAGGAATGCGAGAAATTATGTCCAACCCGAACTTCAACTGGTAAAGACTCTCAGGACCCAG GCACTACAGTACTATTACCCCTGGTGATTGTCTTCGGGCTTTGCCTGGCATCCTTCGCCTCTGTCGTTTTAGCATGTCGCTACCAGCGGTGGAAGCCCAAGCTCTACTCCATCA tttgcGGGCAGTCGACTCTGGTAAAAGAG GGGGAGCCAGAACTCCTGGCCCCGGCCCCAGGCTTCAACCCCACAAGTTCCAGTCCTGTCTCCATTCCCCCTTACATCCCCTGTGACCGGTCCAGCTTCAGAGTCGTCACATCTCCCTCCAGCGAAATGGCCCCGCCCCATCTAAAGGCTGGCCCCATTCTCCCGGGGCCTCCGGCCTCCACCCACCTCTGCACCCCAGTTCAGAAGTGGGAAGCCAGCGCCCCGAGTGCCCCCGATCAGCTCGCGGATG CCGACCCCGCGACCCTGTACGCGGTGGTGGACGGCGTGCCACCGTCGCGCTGGAAGGAGTTGGTGCGGCGGCTGGGACTGAGCGAGCACGAGATCGAGCGGCTGGAGATGGAGAACGGGCGCCACCTGCGCGAGGCGCAGTACAGCATGCTGGCGGCCTGGCGGCGGCGCACGCCGCGGCGCGAGGCCACGCTGGAGCTGCTGGGCCGCGTGCTCAGGGACATGGACCTGCTGGGCTGCCTGGAAAACATCGAGGAGGCGCTGGGTGGCCCCGCCCGCCTTGCGTCCGAGCCCCGCCTTCTCCGGTGA